CAACGGCTTCGGCCGCATCGGCCGCAATTACTTCCGCGCAGCACTCGCACAGGGCGCGGACCTCGAGATCGTGGCAGTCAACGACCTCACCAGCCCCGAGGCGCTGGCACACCTGTTCAAGTACGACTCGGTCGGCGGCCGCCTGAAGGAAACCATCGAGGTCAAGGACGGCAACATCGTCGTTAACGGCAATGTGGTCAAGGTCCTCGCCGAGCGTGATCCGGCAAAGCTTCCCTGGGGCGAACTCGGGGTGGACATCGTCATCGAGTCCACGGGTTTCTTCACCAAGGCAGCGGACGCGCAGAAGCACATCGACGCCGGCGCCAAGAAGGTCCTGATCTCCGCCCCCGCCTCGGATGAGGACATCACCATCGTGATGGGAGTCAATGACAACCTGTACGACTCCGCCGCGCACCACATCATCTCCAACGCTTCATGCACCACCAACTGCCTGGGCCCGCTGGCCAAGGTGGTCAACGACGAGTTCGGCATCGAGCGTGGCCTGATGACCACCATCCACGCCTACACCGCTGACCAGAACCTCCAGGACGGGCCGCACAAGGACCTCCGCCGCGCCCGCGCCGCCGCGATCAACATGGTCCCCACCTCCACGGGTGCTGCCAAGGCAATCGGCCTGGTCCTGCCGGAACTCAAGGGCAAGCTGGACGGCTACGCCATCCGCGTCCCGGTCCCCACCGGCTCCGCTACCGACCTCACCGTCACCGTCTCCCGCGAGACCACCGTCGAGGAAGT
The window above is part of the Pseudarthrobacter sp. IC2-21 genome. Proteins encoded here:
- the gap gene encoding type I glyceraldehyde-3-phosphate dehydrogenase, giving the protein MTTRIGINGFGRIGRNYFRAALAQGADLEIVAVNDLTSPEALAHLFKYDSVGGRLKETIEVKDGNIVVNGNVVKVLAERDPAKLPWGELGVDIVIESTGFFTKAADAQKHIDAGAKKVLISAPASDEDITIVMGVNDNLYDSAAHHIISNASCTTNCLGPLAKVVNDEFGIERGLMTTIHAYTADQNLQDGPHKDLRRARAAAINMVPTSTGAAKAIGLVLPELKGKLDGYAIRVPVPTGSATDLTVTVSRETTVEEVNAALKKASESEALQGFLTYTDEPIVSSDIVGDPASSIFDSGLTKVIGNQVKVVSWYDNEWGYSNRLVDLTELVAAKLG